A portion of the Chondrinema litorale genome contains these proteins:
- a CDS encoding ABC transporter permease, protein MILSISWRNIWRNATRSFVIITAVALGLAAGIFSLAVMNGLTEQKMRTAIENQTSHIQIHEEGFTANKDVKLFLKNADKIDQELHSDNAVKAFSMRTVSTGMVASSKGSVGLQLNGINPESEKQVTYIWQNMREGDYLSEDSRKPILISSKTAEKLEVKMKSKVVLTLQDVNGEIVGAAFRVAGIFQTTSTAFDKGNAFIKKEDLQKLLQTPNQVHVVAILLNDADEVPNELSQLKTSLGDDYLIQSWKEVLPELSYLSDASMQTNFLFLAVILTALAFGILNTMLMSVFERIKEIGVLMAVGMNKLKVFNMIVIETILLSALGALVGMLIGIIIINWTAQHGINLSMFAEGLASYGVSDTIYPSLSVSFYIMLMIMVFVTALLSSIYPAVKALSLRPAEALQGLNN, encoded by the coding sequence ATGATTTTATCTATTTCATGGAGAAATATCTGGCGAAATGCTACCAGAAGTTTTGTGATTATTACAGCAGTTGCATTGGGTTTGGCAGCGGGGATTTTTTCACTGGCTGTAATGAATGGCTTAACAGAGCAAAAAATGCGAACAGCCATCGAAAATCAAACTTCGCACATCCAAATTCACGAAGAAGGTTTTACTGCTAATAAAGATGTAAAACTGTTCTTGAAAAATGCTGATAAAATTGATCAGGAATTACACAGCGATAATGCTGTAAAGGCTTTTTCGATGCGAACGGTTTCTACAGGAATGGTAGCTTCTTCTAAAGGCAGTGTTGGTTTGCAGTTAAATGGCATTAATCCTGAATCCGAAAAGCAAGTTACCTACATCTGGCAAAACATGCGAGAAGGTGATTATTTGAGTGAAGACAGCCGCAAGCCAATCTTAATAAGTAGTAAAACTGCAGAGAAGTTAGAGGTGAAAATGAAATCGAAAGTTGTACTCACTTTGCAAGATGTAAATGGCGAAATTGTAGGTGCAGCCTTTAGAGTGGCTGGCATTTTTCAAACAACTTCAACGGCTTTTGATAAAGGAAATGCTTTTATCAAAAAAGAAGATCTACAGAAGCTTTTACAAACGCCAAATCAAGTTCACGTGGTAGCGATTCTATTAAACGATGCTGATGAAGTTCCTAATGAATTAAGCCAGTTGAAAACCTCTTTGGGAGATGATTATCTCATTCAAAGTTGGAAAGAAGTATTACCAGAACTCTCTTATTTGAGCGATGCCAGTATGCAAACCAACTTCTTGTTTTTGGCTGTAATATTAACCGCTTTGGCTTTCGGTATTCTTAATACAATGTTAATGTCGGTTTTTGAACGAATAAAAGAAATCGGAGTACTTATGGCTGTGGGAATGAACAAATTAAAGGTCTTCAACATGATTGTGATTGAAACCATTTTACTCTCTGCTTTAGGTGCTTTAGTTGGGATGTTAATAGGCATTATCATCATTAACTGGACTGCTCAACACGGTATCAATCTTTCCATGTTTGCCGAAGGTTTGGCTTCTTATGGAGTCTCTGACACCATTTACCCAAGTCTATCTGTGAGCTTCTATATTATG
- a CDS encoding outer membrane lipoprotein-sorting protein, which yields MELFRNTSESLLFCFCFLLITFCFSGAKSECVHPPKEDLSPKEIVKKSDEKLRGTSNKAIMSMKIIRPEWERSMSMKSWSKGNEYGLILITAPAKDKGTVSLKRENELWNWMPSIERTIKVSPSMMSQSWMGSDFTNDDLLKESSIVEDYNHLLIGEENVNGFNCYKIEMKPKPDAPVVWGKIVLWVSKEEFHQVKAEYYDEDEYLINVMQGYDPKQMGDRVILSKLEMIPADEEGHKTVLIYEQIDFDVDINENFFSLQNMRRVR from the coding sequence ATGGAATTATTTAGAAATACTTCAGAAAGCTTATTGTTTTGCTTCTGTTTCTTGCTGATAACATTTTGTTTTTCAGGTGCAAAGAGTGAATGTGTTCATCCTCCAAAAGAAGATCTCAGTCCTAAAGAAATTGTAAAAAAGTCTGATGAAAAACTGAGAGGAACTTCTAACAAGGCAATTATGTCTATGAAAATTATTAGGCCAGAATGGGAGCGTAGCATGTCTATGAAAAGCTGGTCTAAAGGCAATGAGTATGGTCTAATTCTCATTACAGCTCCAGCAAAAGATAAAGGTACAGTTTCTTTAAAAAGAGAAAACGAACTTTGGAACTGGATGCCATCTATTGAGCGAACTATTAAAGTTTCGCCATCGATGATGTCTCAGTCTTGGATGGGTTCTGATTTTACCAATGATGATCTGCTAAAAGAATCTTCGATTGTAGAAGATTACAATCACCTATTGATAGGTGAAGAAAATGTAAACGGTTTCAATTGCTACAAAATAGAGATGAAACCCAAGCCAGATGCACCAGTAGTTTGGGGAAAAATTGTGCTTTGGGTAAGCAAAGAAGAATTTCACCAAGTAAAAGCAGAGTATTACGATGAAGATGAGTATTTGATTAATGTGATGCAAGGTTACGATCCTAAGCAAATGGGTGACAGAGTAATTCTTAGCAAACTCGAAATGATTCCTGCTGATGAGGAAGGGCACAAAACGGTTTTGATTTATGAGCAAATCGATTTTGATGTAGACATTAACGAGAACTTTTTCTCCCTTCAAAATATGCGAAGAGTTAGATAA
- a CDS encoding ABC transporter permease, whose translation MKTIFSLAWRNIWRNKRRTIITLSSIFFAVLLALFMRSMQLGSYRNMIKNSVEAYSGYIQVHDSGYWENKSINRLLEDSDSLRAELTTNQAVKYLIPHLETFALAATENLSKGVAIIGTDPEAENHMTGIADKITAGEFITAKSDGVLISEGLGEYLSLGVNDTLVLLGQGYHGTNAVGKFPVAGIIKLVNPQMNNNTVYMPLSLCQYYNGSNNMLTSLAIVLDSYESVAPVTSELKAKLGSEYEVMDWEEMQPELVQLIQSDNAGGIIMLGILYMVIAFGIFGTIMMMTIERIREFGVLISIGMQKVRLSVLIFFETLLIGVSGLFISFIAGVPLLYYMHQHPIPLTGDAAKSIEEMGYEPIIPFSLAPEIFFTQGISILLIVLVCLFYPYFRLWYLKPAEALK comes from the coding sequence ATGAAAACCATCTTTTCATTGGCATGGAGAAATATTTGGCGCAATAAGCGGAGAACCATTATCACTTTATCGTCTATATTTTTTGCGGTATTGTTGGCGCTCTTTATGCGATCTATGCAATTGGGCTCCTACAGAAACATGATCAAAAACAGTGTAGAGGCTTATTCAGGCTATATTCAGGTACACGATAGTGGCTACTGGGAAAATAAATCAATTAACCGATTGCTAGAAGATTCAGATAGTTTGAGAGCTGAGCTTACTACAAATCAAGCTGTAAAGTATTTGATACCTCACCTAGAAACTTTTGCACTGGCAGCTACAGAAAATCTTTCTAAAGGTGTGGCGATTATTGGAACAGACCCCGAAGCAGAAAACCACATGACTGGCATTGCAGATAAGATAACTGCAGGAGAATTTATAACTGCAAAAAGTGATGGAGTACTCATTTCAGAAGGTTTGGGTGAGTATCTTTCTTTAGGTGTGAATGATACCTTGGTTTTATTGGGGCAAGGTTATCATGGAACGAATGCGGTAGGTAAATTTCCTGTAGCGGGGATCATCAAACTGGTGAATCCGCAGATGAATAATAACACCGTGTATATGCCGCTTTCGCTTTGTCAGTATTACAATGGATCAAATAATATGTTGACTTCCTTAGCCATCGTGCTAGATAGCTACGAGTCAGTAGCTCCGGTAACATCAGAATTAAAGGCAAAACTAGGTAGTGAGTACGAGGTAATGGACTGGGAAGAAATGCAACCAGAACTAGTTCAGCTCATTCAGTCAGATAATGCAGGTGGAATCATCATGCTAGGGATTTTATACATGGTAATTGCCTTTGGAATTTTCGGAACCATTATGATGATGACCATCGAACGCATCAGAGAATTTGGTGTGCTCATTTCCATTGGTATGCAGAAAGTGAGATTATCAGTGCTGATTTTCTTTGAGACTTTATTAATCGGAGTAAGTGGTTTGTTTATCTCATTTATCGCTGGTGTTCCTTTACTTTACTACATGCATCAGCATCCGATTCCATTAACAGGAGATGCCGCTAAAAGTATAGAAGAAATGGGTTACGAACCGATAATTCCATTTTCGTTAGCGCCAGAGATATTCTTTACGCAAGGCATATCAATTTTGCTCATTGTGTTGGTCTGCTTGTTTTATCCCTATTTCAGATTGTGGTATCTAAAACCAGCCGAAGCTTTAAAGTGA
- a CDS encoding TetR/AcrR family transcriptional regulator has protein sequence MSPKTPNQFQEIREKSREHLLAVSMRLFALNGYQATSISQIAKEAGVAKGALYHYFDSKETLLEEVIKLGLTNIQELFNDEELKSGDAKEQLRKLMQKTFKSMETDKEFWSLYASLITQMRGSEKLKEIFRPLVISTFDMLTNLLESNGVPDARMRALSIGGMIDGVALHYMYVMEEYPFEEVTDYIIDKMLFP, from the coding sequence ATGTCACCAAAAACGCCAAATCAATTTCAGGAGATAAGAGAGAAAAGCAGAGAGCATTTGTTGGCTGTGTCTATGCGATTATTTGCTCTCAATGGTTACCAAGCTACTTCAATCAGCCAGATTGCCAAAGAAGCAGGCGTTGCTAAAGGCGCTTTGTATCATTATTTCGATAGCAAAGAAACTTTGCTAGAAGAGGTAATAAAGCTAGGTCTTACTAATATTCAGGAGCTGTTTAATGATGAAGAACTGAAAAGCGGAGATGCTAAAGAACAGTTGAGAAAGCTCATGCAAAAGACTTTTAAATCTATGGAGACCGACAAAGAATTTTGGTCTTTGTATGCTTCTTTAATTACCCAAATGCGTGGCTCAGAAAAATTGAAAGAAATTTTTAGACCACTTGTAATATCGACCTTCGATATGCTTACTAACCTGTTAGAGAGCAATGGTGTGCCCGATGCCAGAATGCGTGCTTTAAGTATAGGGGGAATGATAGACGGTGTCGCCTTACACTATATGTATGTGATGGAAGAATATCCATTTGAAGAAGTGACCGATTACATTATAGACAAAATGTTGTTTCCTTAA